A window of the Lolium perenne isolate Kyuss_39 chromosome 7, Kyuss_2.0, whole genome shotgun sequence genome harbors these coding sequences:
- the LOC127319102 gene encoding uncharacterized protein isoform X2 produces MELEASAELQARRPPWRRTVAVQAALCLALYAAFSLGEPQLRPRGGDALGNGGRAGGGVSFITVAGGARPPADQARLLRQMESIAKVYGVKLVLDVAQLGDDRLWQNGSLYFQALNIPWYSTTSHGQIVDNFLKKVKMPYDQILEIIGVDTGPLQELLHHGKVSNSSREQITWLEQTLALSSSNWKIVVGYDALVDCNEVHTTKTVKFYEPLRNIFQTYANAYVSTSGSCGEFHEENSMLYIQNPSPGDHNNLDGFFLHRVSPLEMESLLINLEGEVVQRSLVHQQGRGAIMFCIVKRRLLPFLVLPSSGRHIIFSSIICIGRC; encoded by the exons ATGGAATTGGAAGCATCCGCCGAGCTCCAGGCTCGGCGACCGCCGTGGCGTCGCACGGTGGCCGTGCAGGCCGCGCTCTGCCTCGCGCTCTACGCGGCCTTCAGCCTCGGGGAGCCGCAGCTCCGGCCGCGGGGCGGGGACGCGCTGGGCAACGGCGgacgcgccggcggcggcgtATCCTTCATCACCGTCGCGGGTGGTGCGCGGCCACCCGCCGACCAGGCTCGCCTCCTGAGGCAG ATGGAAAGCATTGCAAAGGTTTATGGCGTCAAGTTAGTGTTGGATGTTGCTCAATTGGGCGACGACCGGCTTTGGCAAAAC GGTTCCCTGTACTTCCAAGCTCTGAATATCCCCTG GTATTCCACCACATCACATGGGCAGATAGTAGATAATTTCTTGAAGAAGGTGAAGATGCCATATGATCAAATTCTGGAAATTATTGGTGTTGACACAGGGCCTCTTCAG GAACTTCTACATCATGGAAAAGTGAGCAATTCTAGCAGGGAGCAAATTACATGGTTGGAACAAACACTAGCACTGAGTAGCAGTAACTG GAAAATAGTTGTTGGATATGATGCGTTAGTTGACTGCAATGAGGTGCACACCACAAAAACAGTAAAATTCTACGAGCCACTTCGGAATATTTTTCAAACATATGCA AATGCATATGTTAGCACAAGTGGTTCTTGTGGAGAGTTTCATGAAGAGAATTCAATGTTGTATATTCAAAACCCCAGCCCTGGTGATCACAATAATTTAGATGGTTTCTTCTTGCACAGAGTCAGCCCTCTAGAGATG GAATCCCTGTTGATAAACTTAGAAGGCGAGGTTGTTCAAAGATCTTTAGTACACCAGCAGGGAAGGGGAGCCAT TATGTTTTGCATTGTCAAAAGAAGGCTTCTGCCATTTTTGGTGCTCCCATCCTCTGGAAGACATATAATATTTTCGTCCATAATATGCATTGGCCGCTGTTAA
- the LOC127319102 gene encoding uncharacterized protein isoform X3, protein MELEASAELQARRPPWRRTVAVQAALCLALYAAFSLGEPQLRPRGGDALGNGGRAGGGVSFITVAGGARPPADQARLLRQMESIAKVYGVKLVLDVAQLGDDRLWQNGSLYFQALNIPWYSTTSHGQIVDNFLKKVKMPYDQILEIIGVDTGPLQELLHHGKVSNSSREQITWLEQTLALSSSNWKIVVGYDALVDCNEVHTTKTVKFYEPLRNIFQTYAVNAYVSTSGSCGEFHEENSMLYIQNPSPGDHNNLDGFFLHRVSPLEMESLLINLEGEVVQRSLVHQQGRGAIFEKTFDQLTSAPRI, encoded by the exons ATGGAATTGGAAGCATCCGCCGAGCTCCAGGCTCGGCGACCGCCGTGGCGTCGCACGGTGGCCGTGCAGGCCGCGCTCTGCCTCGCGCTCTACGCGGCCTTCAGCCTCGGGGAGCCGCAGCTCCGGCCGCGGGGCGGGGACGCGCTGGGCAACGGCGgacgcgccggcggcggcgtATCCTTCATCACCGTCGCGGGTGGTGCGCGGCCACCCGCCGACCAGGCTCGCCTCCTGAGGCAG ATGGAAAGCATTGCAAAGGTTTATGGCGTCAAGTTAGTGTTGGATGTTGCTCAATTGGGCGACGACCGGCTTTGGCAAAAC GGTTCCCTGTACTTCCAAGCTCTGAATATCCCCTG GTATTCCACCACATCACATGGGCAGATAGTAGATAATTTCTTGAAGAAGGTGAAGATGCCATATGATCAAATTCTGGAAATTATTGGTGTTGACACAGGGCCTCTTCAG GAACTTCTACATCATGGAAAAGTGAGCAATTCTAGCAGGGAGCAAATTACATGGTTGGAACAAACACTAGCACTGAGTAGCAGTAACTG GAAAATAGTTGTTGGATATGATGCGTTAGTTGACTGCAATGAGGTGCACACCACAAAAACAGTAAAATTCTACGAGCCACTTCGGAATATTTTTCAAACATATGCAGTG AATGCATATGTTAGCACAAGTGGTTCTTGTGGAGAGTTTCATGAAGAGAATTCAATGTTGTATATTCAAAACCCCAGCCCTGGTGATCACAATAATTTAGATGGTTTCTTCTTGCACAGAGTCAGCCCTCTAGAGATG GAATCCCTGTTGATAAACTTAGAAGGCGAGGTTGTTCAAAGATCTTTAGTACACCAGCAGGGAAGGGGAGCCAT ATTTGAGAAAACATTCGATCAGCTAACGTCTGCTCCCAGGATCTAG
- the LOC127319102 gene encoding uncharacterized protein isoform X5, with product MELEASAELQARRPPWRRTVAVQAALCLALYAAFSLGEPQLRPRGGDALGNGGRAGGGVSFITVAGGARPPADQARLLRQMESIAKVYGVKLVLDVAQLGDDRLWQNGSLYFQALNIPWYSTTSHGQIVDNFLKKVKMPYDQILEIIGVDTGPLQELLHHGKVSNSSREQITWLEQTLALSSSNWKIVVGYDALVDCNEVHTTKTVKFYEPLRNIFQTYAVNAYVSTSGSCGEFHEENSMLYIQNPSPGDHNNLDGFFLHRVSPLEMESLLINLEGEVVQRSLVHQQGRGAM from the exons ATGGAATTGGAAGCATCCGCCGAGCTCCAGGCTCGGCGACCGCCGTGGCGTCGCACGGTGGCCGTGCAGGCCGCGCTCTGCCTCGCGCTCTACGCGGCCTTCAGCCTCGGGGAGCCGCAGCTCCGGCCGCGGGGCGGGGACGCGCTGGGCAACGGCGgacgcgccggcggcggcgtATCCTTCATCACCGTCGCGGGTGGTGCGCGGCCACCCGCCGACCAGGCTCGCCTCCTGAGGCAG ATGGAAAGCATTGCAAAGGTTTATGGCGTCAAGTTAGTGTTGGATGTTGCTCAATTGGGCGACGACCGGCTTTGGCAAAAC GGTTCCCTGTACTTCCAAGCTCTGAATATCCCCTG GTATTCCACCACATCACATGGGCAGATAGTAGATAATTTCTTGAAGAAGGTGAAGATGCCATATGATCAAATTCTGGAAATTATTGGTGTTGACACAGGGCCTCTTCAG GAACTTCTACATCATGGAAAAGTGAGCAATTCTAGCAGGGAGCAAATTACATGGTTGGAACAAACACTAGCACTGAGTAGCAGTAACTG GAAAATAGTTGTTGGATATGATGCGTTAGTTGACTGCAATGAGGTGCACACCACAAAAACAGTAAAATTCTACGAGCCACTTCGGAATATTTTTCAAACATATGCAGTG AATGCATATGTTAGCACAAGTGGTTCTTGTGGAGAGTTTCATGAAGAGAATTCAATGTTGTATATTCAAAACCCCAGCCCTGGTGATCACAATAATTTAGATGGTTTCTTCTTGCACAGAGTCAGCCCTCTAGAGATG GAATCCCTGTTGATAAACTTAGAAGGCGAGGTTGTTCAAAGATCTTTAGTACACCAGCAGGGAAGGGGAGCCATGTAA
- the LOC127319102 gene encoding uncharacterized protein isoform X1, whose translation MELEASAELQARRPPWRRTVAVQAALCLALYAAFSLGEPQLRPRGGDALGNGGRAGGGVSFITVAGGARPPADQARLLRQMESIAKVYGVKLVLDVAQLGDDRLWQNGSLYFQALNIPWYSTTSHGQIVDNFLKKVKMPYDQILEIIGVDTGPLQELLHHGKVSNSSREQITWLEQTLALSSSNWKIVVGYDALVDCNEVHTTKTVKFYEPLRNIFQTYAVNAYVSTSGSCGEFHEENSMLYIQNPSPGDHNNLDGFFLHRVSPLEMESLLINLEGEVVQRSLVHQQGRGAIMFCIVKRRLLPFLVLPSSGRHIIFSSIICIGRC comes from the exons ATGGAATTGGAAGCATCCGCCGAGCTCCAGGCTCGGCGACCGCCGTGGCGTCGCACGGTGGCCGTGCAGGCCGCGCTCTGCCTCGCGCTCTACGCGGCCTTCAGCCTCGGGGAGCCGCAGCTCCGGCCGCGGGGCGGGGACGCGCTGGGCAACGGCGgacgcgccggcggcggcgtATCCTTCATCACCGTCGCGGGTGGTGCGCGGCCACCCGCCGACCAGGCTCGCCTCCTGAGGCAG ATGGAAAGCATTGCAAAGGTTTATGGCGTCAAGTTAGTGTTGGATGTTGCTCAATTGGGCGACGACCGGCTTTGGCAAAAC GGTTCCCTGTACTTCCAAGCTCTGAATATCCCCTG GTATTCCACCACATCACATGGGCAGATAGTAGATAATTTCTTGAAGAAGGTGAAGATGCCATATGATCAAATTCTGGAAATTATTGGTGTTGACACAGGGCCTCTTCAG GAACTTCTACATCATGGAAAAGTGAGCAATTCTAGCAGGGAGCAAATTACATGGTTGGAACAAACACTAGCACTGAGTAGCAGTAACTG GAAAATAGTTGTTGGATATGATGCGTTAGTTGACTGCAATGAGGTGCACACCACAAAAACAGTAAAATTCTACGAGCCACTTCGGAATATTTTTCAAACATATGCAGTG AATGCATATGTTAGCACAAGTGGTTCTTGTGGAGAGTTTCATGAAGAGAATTCAATGTTGTATATTCAAAACCCCAGCCCTGGTGATCACAATAATTTAGATGGTTTCTTCTTGCACAGAGTCAGCCCTCTAGAGATG GAATCCCTGTTGATAAACTTAGAAGGCGAGGTTGTTCAAAGATCTTTAGTACACCAGCAGGGAAGGGGAGCCAT TATGTTTTGCATTGTCAAAAGAAGGCTTCTGCCATTTTTGGTGCTCCCATCCTCTGGAAGACATATAATATTTTCGTCCATAATATGCATTGGCCGCTGTTAA
- the LOC127319102 gene encoding uncharacterized protein isoform X4 has protein sequence MELEASAELQARRPPWRRTVAVQAALCLALYAAFSLGEPQLRPRGGDALGNGGRAGGGVSFITVAGGARPPADQARLLRQMESIAKVYGVKLVLDVAQLGDDRLWQNGSLYFQALNIPWYSTTSHGQIVDNFLKKVKMPYDQILEIIGVDTGPLQELLHHGKVSNSSREQITWLEQTLALSSSNWKIVVGYDALVDCNEVHTTKTVKFYEPLRNIFQTYAVNAYVSTSGSCGEFHEENSMLYIQNPSPGDHNNLDGFFLHRVSPLEMESLLINLEGEVVQRSLVHQQGRGAIFV, from the exons ATGGAATTGGAAGCATCCGCCGAGCTCCAGGCTCGGCGACCGCCGTGGCGTCGCACGGTGGCCGTGCAGGCCGCGCTCTGCCTCGCGCTCTACGCGGCCTTCAGCCTCGGGGAGCCGCAGCTCCGGCCGCGGGGCGGGGACGCGCTGGGCAACGGCGgacgcgccggcggcggcgtATCCTTCATCACCGTCGCGGGTGGTGCGCGGCCACCCGCCGACCAGGCTCGCCTCCTGAGGCAG ATGGAAAGCATTGCAAAGGTTTATGGCGTCAAGTTAGTGTTGGATGTTGCTCAATTGGGCGACGACCGGCTTTGGCAAAAC GGTTCCCTGTACTTCCAAGCTCTGAATATCCCCTG GTATTCCACCACATCACATGGGCAGATAGTAGATAATTTCTTGAAGAAGGTGAAGATGCCATATGATCAAATTCTGGAAATTATTGGTGTTGACACAGGGCCTCTTCAG GAACTTCTACATCATGGAAAAGTGAGCAATTCTAGCAGGGAGCAAATTACATGGTTGGAACAAACACTAGCACTGAGTAGCAGTAACTG GAAAATAGTTGTTGGATATGATGCGTTAGTTGACTGCAATGAGGTGCACACCACAAAAACAGTAAAATTCTACGAGCCACTTCGGAATATTTTTCAAACATATGCAGTG AATGCATATGTTAGCACAAGTGGTTCTTGTGGAGAGTTTCATGAAGAGAATTCAATGTTGTATATTCAAAACCCCAGCCCTGGTGATCACAATAATTTAGATGGTTTCTTCTTGCACAGAGTCAGCCCTCTAGAGATG GAATCCCTGTTGATAAACTTAGAAGGCGAGGTTGTTCAAAGATCTTTAGTACACCAGCAGGGAAGGGGAGCCAT ATTCGTTTGA